From the genome of Haloarcula sp. CBA1127, one region includes:
- a CDS encoding pilin, with protein sequence MSTRTNASNASTSQPTLYTHAKRRFAEAWLTPGVRQATQLLLILTLFAGSAMGQTDVGNIYCNTAVEDGVNVVFGALAGLGLPATMVFVGRSGLSYMRASGNPNQQNEARRDLILSLVGLGVVVLAIVAPELITKFGNNVGFGFSDCVTPF encoded by the coding sequence ATGTCAACACGAACTAACGCATCGAATGCATCGACCTCACAACCAACACTCTACACTCACGCAAAGCGCCGCTTCGCCGAAGCGTGGCTCACGCCTGGCGTGCGACAGGCAACGCAGTTGCTGTTGATCCTCACGCTATTTGCTGGCTCGGCGATGGGCCAGACCGACGTCGGGAACATTTACTGTAACACAGCTGTCGAGGACGGTGTCAACGTTGTCTTTGGGGCACTGGCTGGTCTTGGCCTGCCGGCGACGATGGTCTTCGTCGGTCGGAGCGGCCTGTCGTACATGCGGGCTTCGGGCAATCCGAACCAGCAAAACGAGGCCCGGCGGGACCTAATCCTCTCACTCGTCGGCCTGGGCGTTGTTGTGCTGGCAATCGTGGCTCCAGAGCTTATCACGAAGTTCGGGAACAACGTTGGCTTCGGCTTCTCGGACTGTGTGACGCCCTTCTAA
- a CDS encoding VirB4 family type IV secretion system protein, which yields MTDSQDEYNTNIIHESLGDTTNFWGDYTLGELILFLIPPFGFLVAMGMPFVPAALFFPALALAAVVEVFLYILHKVRPDHYRLTEWLRVKLFWLVKKRQYTHGQGNQDTRQVTRLERIMPHGVERVDGAYLGAVEVEPANMALQDDEKWRKAVTSLTRLSESLTGRAKLHVTTAEVDNESHIQAHIDRLEDPDAKRHSIFRGVLTEFVNRYTDDSGSVETETEIQRKYYIIVWVTDDDIHDLQVEGDSVTDYLAGIPVIGRLFGRFDSDTLTDAEREEFKAKKLHDRLQTVDRAVNNMFRCRSRSVSPHELAHLTEDYWACETRSEREYEEAASVSPVTYSARELIKHGEGAAAHDAAEGMDTDDVGGTDYEVDETDFVSQLHRPGENHRSLVAPTDIEWEADHVLIDQETFTRCFWIETYPEHPTSGMLEQLLLDTDLAVDVSIYVDPYDSDAAVSVMKEWISSLKMLQNDKGELEAEDIEKEVNQAKYIRQMVRRNHTSLFRVGAFIRLTAETEEELRKQTNRLETLLRDSPSNCGVKRTTRRQEAGLVTVSPIGANELGQNRLSSMTGEALGSLFPFSSNYLRMDDGIEYGLHGHNDSSLLIDPWELETGHSELVTGMPGGGKTHGTQARAMRMLKKRSDVKQIYIDPVGDMHGSAKMLDAKTITISGETPLNPCEMHPTPPHVLEQSPDMQPVSAKKDEVYGVIENFLQSRDVDLEMHSGLITFLIDKIFTESDIDPADPSTHTPENSPDLSDFLEVVDRLQEDPGMFPGATTESSQEKIQQYANELSIALHPFRPGSTFGNLSKESDLRLIDDSSKAVYLDLQQVEGSGSGLGKQSFIMQLLLSTLYQQAKNMQQKVEIIIDEAHYLFNDDANLESVNQIARHQRHAGLRLVMLSQTLSEFEDKGAAEEIAGMCPIKVHHREPELGDETAKSAGLTSEQQSYIQHAEAGKESLGDGQGYSQALVRVDEHGDYPLTIKTSWEEKQIIDLDADAEDALDVVAHEVDSRAADFEEFVHSKAVEQELTNHGLSPEKAEHVLNGLSEEELVDVVSVALDQAEPDAVIADGGIESQENSEFDSTE from the coding sequence ATGACTGACTCACAAGACGAATACAACACGAACATCATTCACGAATCCCTCGGAGATACAACCAACTTCTGGGGGGACTACACGCTGGGGGAACTCATCCTGTTCCTCATCCCGCCGTTTGGCTTCCTCGTCGCGATGGGAATGCCGTTCGTGCCAGCAGCACTGTTCTTCCCAGCACTGGCTCTCGCCGCGGTCGTTGAGGTCTTCCTCTACATCCTGCATAAAGTCCGCCCGGACCACTACCGACTGACTGAGTGGTTACGAGTCAAACTGTTCTGGCTCGTGAAAAAGCGTCAGTACACTCACGGGCAGGGCAATCAGGACACTCGTCAGGTTACGCGACTTGAGCGGATCATGCCCCACGGCGTTGAACGCGTCGACGGAGCATACCTCGGGGCAGTCGAGGTCGAGCCCGCGAATATGGCCCTGCAGGATGATGAGAAGTGGCGCAAAGCCGTCACGTCACTCACACGGCTGTCTGAATCGCTGACCGGGCGAGCGAAACTCCACGTCACGACGGCAGAGGTCGACAACGAATCCCACATCCAGGCACATATCGACCGACTCGAAGACCCTGACGCGAAGCGCCACTCAATCTTCCGCGGGGTGTTGACAGAGTTCGTCAACCGCTACACCGACGATAGCGGTAGTGTCGAGACTGAGACCGAGATCCAGCGCAAGTACTACATCATCGTCTGGGTGACCGACGATGATATCCACGACCTCCAAGTGGAAGGTGACTCTGTCACGGATTATCTGGCCGGGATTCCGGTCATTGGCCGACTATTCGGCCGGTTCGACAGCGACACGCTCACTGACGCTGAGCGAGAGGAATTCAAGGCCAAGAAACTGCACGACCGGCTCCAGACTGTCGACAGAGCAGTCAACAACATGTTCCGGTGCCGCAGTCGGTCGGTCAGCCCGCACGAGCTGGCACATCTGACTGAGGACTACTGGGCCTGCGAAACCCGGTCGGAACGTGAGTACGAAGAGGCGGCCTCCGTCTCTCCGGTGACGTATTCGGCACGGGAACTCATCAAGCACGGCGAGGGTGCTGCAGCCCACGACGCTGCGGAGGGCATGGACACTGACGATGTTGGCGGGACCGACTACGAGGTCGATGAGACGGACTTCGTGTCCCAGCTACACCGGCCCGGTGAAAACCACCGGTCGCTGGTCGCACCAACAGATATCGAGTGGGAAGCCGACCACGTTCTCATCGACCAAGAGACGTTTACCCGTTGCTTCTGGATCGAGACGTATCCGGAGCATCCGACGAGTGGGATGCTGGAGCAACTGCTGCTGGATACGGACCTTGCGGTGGATGTCTCAATCTACGTTGATCCCTACGACTCGGATGCAGCAGTCTCGGTGATGAAAGAGTGGATCTCGTCGCTGAAGATGCTGCAAAACGACAAGGGAGAACTTGAGGCTGAAGATATCGAGAAGGAGGTCAATCAGGCGAAGTACATCCGGCAGATGGTCCGGCGCAACCACACGTCGCTGTTCCGTGTCGGCGCGTTCATCCGGTTGACTGCCGAGACCGAAGAGGAACTGCGGAAGCAAACAAATCGCCTCGAAACGCTGCTGCGAGACTCGCCGTCGAACTGTGGGGTCAAGCGAACGACCCGCCGGCAGGAAGCAGGACTTGTGACTGTCTCGCCGATCGGGGCCAACGAACTCGGGCAGAACCGACTTTCCTCAATGACAGGGGAAGCGCTCGGGTCGTTGTTCCCGTTTTCGTCGAACTACCTCCGGATGGACGACGGAATCGAGTACGGACTGCACGGCCACAACGACTCCTCGCTGCTGATCGACCCGTGGGAACTGGAAACCGGCCATTCAGAGCTAGTGACCGGAATGCCCGGCGGTGGGAAAACCCACGGCACGCAGGCTCGGGCGATGCGGATGTTAAAAAAGCGGTCGGATGTCAAGCAGATCTACATCGACCCAGTCGGGGATATGCACGGCAGCGCGAAGATGCTGGATGCAAAGACGATCACAATCAGCGGCGAGACGCCGCTGAACCCGTGCGAGATGCATCCGACGCCGCCTCATGTCCTTGAACAATCCCCGGATATGCAGCCCGTCTCAGCGAAAAAAGACGAGGTGTACGGGGTCATCGAGAACTTCCTCCAGTCGCGGGATGTCGATCTGGAGATGCACAGCGGATTGATCACGTTCCTGATCGACAAGATATTCACTGAATCGGATATCGACCCAGCGGACCCGTCGACTCACACGCCGGAGAACTCGCCGGACCTGAGTGACTTCTTGGAGGTCGTTGACCGCCTCCAAGAAGACCCGGGAATGTTCCCGGGAGCGACAACGGAGTCCTCTCAGGAGAAAATCCAGCAGTACGCAAACGAACTCTCGATTGCGCTGCATCCGTTCCGGCCGGGAAGTACGTTCGGCAATCTCTCGAAAGAGTCGGACCTGCGGCTAATCGACGACAGCAGCAAGGCCGTCTATCTGGACCTCCAGCAAGTCGAAGGCTCGGGTAGTGGCCTCGGCAAGCAGTCGTTCATTATGCAGTTGCTGTTGTCGACGCTGTACCAGCAGGCGAAAAATATGCAGCAGAAGGTCGAGATCATCATCGACGAGGCCCACTATCTGTTCAACGACGACGCGAACTTGGAGTCGGTGAACCAGATTGCTCGGCACCAGCGCCACGCCGGACTGCGGCTGGTGATGCTGTCCCAGACGCTCTCGGAGTTTGAGGACAAGGGCGCAGCCGAGGAAATCGCGGGGATGTGCCCGATCAAGGTGCATCACCGCGAGCCAGAGTTAGGTGATGAGACAGCGAAAAGCGCTGGACTGACGAGCGAACAGCAGTCCTACATCCAGCACGCGGAAGCCGGGAAAGAGTCACTGGGCGACGGTCAGGGCTACTCCCAAGCGCTGGTTCGCGTCGACGAACATGGTGACTACCCACTGACGATCAAGACCTCGTGGGAAGAGAAGCAGATTATTGACCTTGACGCTGACGCGGAAGATGCGCTCGACGTTGTTGCTCACGAGGTTGACTCTCGCGCTGCTGACTTCGAAGAGTTCGTCCATTCCAAAGCAGTCGAGCAAGAGCTAACGAATCACGGACTGTCGCCTGAGAAGGCTGAACACGTCCTCAACGGACTCAGCGAAGAGGAGTTGGTGGACGTGGTGTCTGTAGCACTTGACCAAGCAGAGCCGGATGCAGTTATCGCCGATGGTGGTATCGAGTCGCAAGAGAACTCGGAGTTTGACAGTACGGAGTGA
- a CDS encoding relaxase/mobilization nuclease domain-containing protein: MMLKTDYQEGGAGNLVDYIQRDREQDAGATVDLRNPAGRELSDPEVNRFVDKSREFGFQRHMIVSPDPTGQYSPEEVRANTREFMNSEFAQQPTTDYVYGVHRDTEFPHAHIAATGERAELEMDREDIRQLREQAATAYEEPARTRDPTAAARDSPDSPVRVVDQEAREQYHEAELSLNPEAEKALKRATEKSQQKDAGQPTAEKATGERQTEPLSERAAERAEEQPEPEREPEVDLEREQEPEREVGWWQ; encoded by the coding sequence ATGATGCTGAAAACAGACTATCAAGAAGGTGGTGCAGGGAACCTCGTCGATTACATTCAGCGTGATCGTGAACAGGACGCCGGAGCGACAGTTGACCTACGGAATCCCGCTGGCCGAGAACTGTCCGATCCAGAGGTGAATCGGTTTGTCGACAAGAGCCGAGAGTTCGGATTCCAGCGGCACATGATCGTCTCTCCTGACCCCACGGGACAATATTCGCCAGAAGAAGTCCGTGCCAACACCCGGGAATTCATGAACAGTGAGTTCGCCCAGCAGCCGACGACTGACTACGTGTATGGGGTCCACCGGGACACAGAGTTCCCACACGCACACATCGCGGCGACTGGCGAGCGCGCAGAGTTGGAGATGGACCGGGAAGACATCCGACAGCTACGCGAACAAGCAGCCACCGCGTACGAAGAGCCCGCTCGAACGCGAGACCCAACGGCCGCTGCTCGTGACTCACCAGACAGTCCCGTCCGAGTCGTAGATCAAGAGGCCCGGGAGCAATACCACGAAGCGGAACTGTCGCTGAACCCCGAAGCTGAAAAAGCGCTCAAGCGGGCGACTGAGAAGAGTCAGCAGAAAGACGCCGGACAGCCCACGGCTGAGAAAGCGACCGGTGAGCGCCAAACTGAGCCACTCTCAGAACGTGCTGCGGAGAGGGCCGAAGAACAACCGGAACCTGAACGCGAACCCGAAGTTGATCTTGAACGCGAGCAGGAACCCGAGCGCGAAGTTGGGTGGTGGCAGTGA